Proteins encoded in a region of the Ursus arctos isolate Adak ecotype North America unplaced genomic scaffold, UrsArc2.0 scaffold_2, whole genome shotgun sequence genome:
- the DUSP12 gene encoding dual specificity protein phosphatase 12 translates to MLEAEAGSHGCERPVHSQSCASSAGQMLEVRPGLYLGGAAAVAEPDHLRQVGITAVLTVDSEEPDYKSGAGMEGLRSLFVLALDKPETDLLSHLDRCVAFISQARAEGRAVLVHCHAGVSRSVAIMTAFMMKTDQLTFEKAYENLQTIKPEAKMNEGFEWQLKLYQAMGCEVDTSSAIYKQYRLQKVTEKYPELQNLPQELFAVDPTTISQGLKDGILYKCRKCRRSLFRSSSILDHNEGSGPIAFAHKRVTPSFMLTTGSQAQCTSYFIEPVQWMESALLGVMDGQLLCPKCNAKLGSFNWYGEQCSCGRWITPAFQIHKNRVDEMKMLPVLGSQTRKI, encoded by the exons ATGTTGGAGGCTGAGGCAGGGAGCCATGGCTGCGAGCGGCCGGTGCACAGTCAGAGCTGCGCCAGCTCGGCCGGGCAGATGCTGGAGGTGCGGCCGGGGCTGTACCTGGGTGGAGCCGCGGCCGTGGCGGAGCCGGACCACCTGAGGCAGGTGGGCATCACGGCCGTGCTGACGGTGGACTCGGAGGAGCCCGACTACAAGTCGGGGGCTGGGATGGAGGGTCTGCGGAGCCTCTTCGTGTTGGCGCTGGACAAGCCCGAGACTGACTTGCTCAGCCATCTGGACCGGTGCGTGGCCTTCATCAGCCAGGCCCGTGCCGAGGGCCGCGCGGTGTTGGTGCACTG TCATGCAGGAGTTAGTCGAAGTGTGGCTATAATGACTGCTTTTATGATGAAGACTGACCAGCTTACCTTTGAAAAAGCCTATGAAAATCTCCAGACCATCAAACCAGAGGCTAA GATGAATGAGGGATTTGAGTGGCAACTGAAATTATACCAGGCAATGGGATGTGAAGTAGATACTTCTAGTGCAATTTATAAGCAGTATCGTTTACAAAAGGTTACAGAAAAGTATCCAG AATTACAGAACTTACCTCAAGAACTCTTTGCTGTTGACCCAACCACCATTTCACAAGGATTGAAAGATGGTATTCTCTACAAATGTAGAAAGTGcag GCGATCTTTATTTCGAAGTTCTAGTATTTTGGATCATAATGAAGGAAGTGGTCCCATAGCCTTTGCCCACAAGAGAGTGACACCATCTTTCATGCTCACCACAGGGAGTCAGGCTCAATGTACGTCGTATTTCATTGAACCTGTACAGTGGATGGAATCTGCTTTGTTGGGCGTGATGGACGGACAG CTTCTTTGCCCCAAATGCAATGCCAAGTTGGGTTCTTTCAACTGGTATGGTGAACAGTGCTCATGTGGTCGATGGATAACACCTGCTTTTCAAATACATAAGAATAGAGTGGATGAAATGAAGATGCTGCCAGTTTTGGGatcacaaacaagaaaaatatga